From Rhodamnia argentea isolate NSW1041297 chromosome 10, ASM2092103v1, whole genome shotgun sequence, a single genomic window includes:
- the LOC115742193 gene encoding rust resistance kinase Lr10-like: MHSPIPSLFLLLLLLLFLCLAHGTADLGPRDHRCRRTKCHHGPPVMFPFWLHDAECGYPGFQLFCDENGRTALRLSNTTQRSLLVKSIDYRFQSVVLHDPTSCLPLWSANLSRLGFAYSSSYQYTNNYTLFKCPPPQRTGLTEVRCLSQPGTDRVYAVESTTSVGDWPLVYCERNGKLDWLPEPIDLTIAEARFDWKKPDCSSCRHNGSLCGRNGSHIVCLRPPRGHRERTKAEIAGGFVGTCFLLAGVIGVGYVLNERRRDKAFQRRIEGFLHDYEALKPTRYSYNDIKRITNDFEEKLGQGSYGTVYKGKLSSEIFVAVKMLDNSFGNGEEFINEVSTMGRIHHVNVVRMVGFCADGFRRALVYEFLPNESLEKFIFPGEDALGPSLSWERLHDIALGVAKGIEYLHQGCDHRILHFDIKPHNILLDDNFNPKIADFGLAKLCSKEQSAVSMTAARGTMGYIAPEVFSRNFGSVSSKSDVYSFGMLLLEMVGGRKNVDVNAKNMSQMYFPQWVYNHLNKGEELEIRIREDGDHNIARKLAIVGLWCIHWYPADRPPMKAVVQMLEGEECPVMPKNPFVSSSGSGEAATMPGRLWNTNLEVIEE, encoded by the exons atgcaTTCTCCTattccctctctcttcctccttcttctcctcctcctcttcctctgccTCGCCCATGGCACCGCCGACCTCGGCCCCCGGGACCACCGTTGCCGCCGCACAAAGTGCCATCACGGCCCGCCGGTCATGTTCCCGTTCTGGCTCCACGACGCCGAGTGCGGCTATCCGGGCTTCCAACTCTTCTGCGACGAGAATGGGCGGACTGCGCTCCGGCTCTCGAACACCACCCAACGGTCGCTACTCGTCAAGTCCATCGACTACCGCTTCCAGTCCGTCGTCCTGCATGACCCCACCAGCTGCCTCCCCCTCTGGAGCGCCAACCTCAGCCGCCTTGGCTTCGCATACTCGTCTTCGTACCAGTACACCAACAACTACACCCTGTTCAAGTGCCCGCCGCCCCAGAGGACCGGCCTGACCGAGGTGCGTTGCCTGAGCCAGCCCGGGACGGACAGAGTCTACGCCGTTGAATCCACCACCTCCGTCGGAGACTGGCCGCTTGTGTACTGCGAGAGGAACGGGAAACTCGACTGGCTGCCGGAACCGATCGATCTCACCATCGCCGAGGCTCGTTTTGACTGGAAAAAGCCGGACTGTAGCAGTTGCAGGCACAACGGATCGTTGTGTGGACGGAACGGGAGCCACATCGTATGCTTACGGCCTCCTCGTGGACACCGGG AAAGAACAAAGGCAGAGATCGCCGGAGGATTCGTGGGCACGTGCTTCCTTCTTGCTGGAGTGATTGGAGTCGGCTATGTCCTCAACGAAAGAAGGAGAGATAAAGCATTCCAACGCAGGATCGAGGGCTTCTTGCATGACTATGAGGCCCTCAAGCCGACCCGTTACTCCTACAACGACATCAAGAGGATAACCAACGACTTCGAGGAGAAACTAGGCCAGGGGTCTTATGGAACGGTCTACAAAGGGAAGCTCTCGAGCGAGATCTTTGTCGCCGTGAAGATGCTGGACAATTCGTTTGGAAACGGGGAGGAGTTCATCAACGAAGTGAGCACTATGGGAAGGATTCACCACGTCAACGTGGTTCGGATGGTTGGTTTCTGCGCCGATGGGTTCCGAAGAGCCTTGGTGTACGAGTTCCTGCCGAACGAGTCTCTGGAGAAGTTCATATTTCCGGGCGAAGACGCTCTTGGCCCTTCCCTTAGTTGGGAGAGGCTCCACGACATCGCTCTCGGAGTGGCTAAAGGCATAGAGTACCTTCACCAGGGCTGTGATCATAGGATCCTCCACTTCGACATCAAGCCGCACAACATCTTGCTGGATGACAACTTCAATCCTAAGATTGCGGATTTCGGTCTGGCAAAGTTATGTTCCAAGGAACAAAGCGCCGTGTCCATGACCGCAGCCAGAGGTACCATGGGATACATTGCTCCAGAAGTCTTCTCCCGGAACTTTGGAAGCGTGTCCTCCAAGTCTGACGTGTACAGCTTCGGAATGCTGCTGCTCGAAATGGTCGGGGGGAGAAAGAACGTCGACGTGAACGCCAAGAACATGAGCCAGATGTACTTCCCGCAGTGGGTCTATAACCATCTGAATAAGGGCGAAGAGCTTGAAATACGAATCCGAGAGGACGGCGACCACAACATTGCCAGGAAACTGGCAATCGTAGGGCTTTGGTGCATTCACTGGTACCCGGCCGATCGGCCTCCCATGAAAGCGGTGGTTCAGATGCTGGAGGGAGAAGAGTGCCCCGTCATGCCGAAAAATCCTTTCGTTTCCTCCTCCGGTTCAGGGGAAGCTGCGACCATGCCGGGAAGACTCTGGAACACTAATCTGGAAGTTATCGAGGAATAA
- the LOC115742350 gene encoding probable protein phosphatase 2C 8 encodes MTADADGGIFPVVAPENVGNGRRRRFKIRKAHRDGHRRAQKRDQVAKPHPDEEEKPIEISLSFSSSSSEDDGVLAGEEEDGAREKRSPRPINHGSLSVIGRRREMEDAVRVELGFAKRLRAGESYDFFGVYDGHGGARVAEACRETMAGCFGKMDGEVTSGGAAEEMKTVGSTAVVAVVGREVVVVANCGDSRAVLCRGGVAMALSDDHKPNRPDELKRVEDAGGRVINWNGHRILGVLSTSRSIGDQYLKPFVIPEPEINVSRRTDADEFLILASDGLWDVVSNELACQVVHRCLVGRMRRRAREGSAIENRAAEAAVMLGELAMARGSKDNISVIVVELAGPS; translated from the exons ATGACGGCAGACGCCGACGGAGGGATCTTCCCGGTGGTAGCGCCCGAGAATGTCGGGAACGGCCGCCGGAGAAGGTTCAAGATCAGGAAAGCTCACCGGGACGGCCATCGGCGCGCGCAGAAGAGAGACCAGGTCGCGAAACCCCACCCAGATGAGGAGGAGAAGCCGATCGAGATATCGCTTTCGTTCTCTTCCTCGTCGTCGGAGGACGACGGGGTTCTGGCGGGCGAGGAGGAAGACGGAGCCCGCGAGAAGAGAAGCCCGCGCCCGATCAATCACGGGTCGCTCTCGGTGATAGGCAggaggagagagatggaggaCGCGGTGAGGGTGGAGCTAGGGTTCGCCAAGAGGCTGAGGGCGGGCGAGTCGTACGATTTCTTCGGGGTCTACGACGGGCACGGCGGGGCGCGGGTGGCGGAGGCGTGCAGGGA GACGATGGCGGGGTGCTTCGGGAAGATGGACGGGGAGGTGACTAGCGGGGGCGCGGCGGAGGAGATGAAGACGGTGGGGTCgacggcggtggtggcggtggtggggagggaggtggtggtggtggcgaacTGCGGGGACTCGAGGGCGGTGTTGTGTAGAGGAGGTGTCGCTATGGCGTTGTCTGATGACCATAAG CCTAATAGGCCTGATGAATTGAAGAGAGTCGAAGATGCCGGTGGACGGGTCATTAACTGGAACGGGCACCGCATTCTCGGCGTCCTCTCTACCTCGAGATCAATAG GAGATCAATATCTGAAACCGTTCGTGATCCCCGAACCAGAAATCAACGTGAGCAGACGGACCGACGCGGATGAATTCCTGATCCTGGCCAGCGATGGCTTGTGGGACGTGGTCTCGAACGAGCTCGCGTGCCAGGTCGTGCACAGGTGCCTGGTGGGCCGGATGAGGAGGAGAGCTCGGGAGGGCAGTGCGATCGAGAACCGTGCTGCCGAGGCGGCGGTCATGTTGGGGGAGCTCGCGATGGCACGGGGAAGCAAGGATAACATCAGCGTGATCGTGGTAGAGCTCGCCGGCCCGAGCTAG